The Lepus europaeus isolate LE1 chromosome 5, mLepTim1.pri, whole genome shotgun sequence genome includes the window CGGCTCCCACCTTTTGCATTGCAGGTGTCGAATGGGTTTGACTTGCTTTCATCAGAGACATGAGGCCTGGCGTCCCtccaggggggccggcgccaccaGCCCTACCTTCACTGACTTTCACCTTTTCTTGGCAGGTGGGCATGAAGACTTTTCAAAAATGATTGATGAAGCCGAGCCCCTGGGCTATCCGGTTGTGGTGAAGAGCACGCGAGGCCACCGGGGTCAGTGCTACTCCTCCTGGGTAATCCATCCCCGAGGGAAGGGCAGCAGCTCTACCCCCACAGGACGCTCATCAAATGTGGCCGAAGTGCCGCTCAGAGAAATGGAGCGCCCCCTTGAGGAGCTTGTGGGGTAGTTCTCCGCTCTGTCCCGTCCTTCCCAGCTGTCCTTGATTTTGGCTCCCCTTGCAAGGTCGCAAGAGAATCCTGGCCTGACTCTGCTTGGTTTCCACTGCCAgtgcctctgttttcttttttgtttgtttgtttgtttttagtcatTTCTCTGAAAAACTAGATCTGTCTTGCTGAAAAGCCCTCCCAAACCCCCGTGCTGCTGTTCAGCAAGACCTGTTTTCCCAGTCGTGGCCGTGAAGGCCCTGTGCACGCAGCCTCAGCCTGCCTTGCAGCCTTCCCCCACCATGTGCACCCACCTGTTACCATTCCAGCCCATCTCTCCTTCACCAGATAGACCATGCCTGTTCCTCTCTTCAAACACGTGCGCCCCTCCCTTTGCTGGAAACGCCAGCTTTCTCTGGCCGCCTGGTGAACGTCGGCTCATCCTTTCATGCCAGCTCCAGATGTGGTTTCTTTTCCGCCCACATCCCTGGTCTTTCTCCCTCGCTTCAAAATTCATTGCACTTCTGTTTCTGCTTCCATAGCACTTGGTACTGCCGCTAGCCTGTGTTAGTTTTGGGTGTATGTGCCTGTTCCCTTTCATAATCTGTAAGCTTCTCAGGTGGGGAGCAGGTCCTGAACTCCCCTGGCTACGTAAGGCTCTCTCTAGTGCTCGGTACGTAGCAGAGactcagctgggacttgagcaatGGAAAGCAGTCCCCCTGCAGGGTATGGGCAGGCACCCGGATGGCATCAGAACTGCTCAGGGCATCTGGAGTGAGGGGAGGCAACCCAAAACAGATATGTAACGAGTAGTTACTACCATGTCGGGACTGTGAGGCAGTCTGTCAAGGAGCTCCCGTGTGTAGACGACAGACAGTTGCATCCGCGGTGATGGCCATGATAGCACACATGTCCATGGACTGGCCTGTTTGAGCCTAGAGGAGGGAGAGTTCAACATTCCCATGAAGGCTTCACTGGAAGAAAAGGAGACCCATGTTTAAAAGTAGAATTTGAACTGGAAGAAATGAGTGGGCACCATGCAGAGGTCCCGTTTGTTTTTCCCTTTGGTGTTCATGTACTTTTGATGTCATTTTGTGTTTGGCCTAATCCAAGTTTTTAGATTTACATCTCTATCTCCTTCGAAGAGTTGTAGTAGTTTTAGCCATTACAGTTGGGTGTTTGACTCATTCTGCGTTAATTTTTGTACATGGTGTTAGATAGGGGTCCATCTTCATTCTTTTGCGTGTGCatgtccagttttcccagtaccatttgtggAAGATACTATTCTTTCCCTGCTCGATACTTTCGGAACCCTTATCAAAAATCTGTTGACCGTATGTGTACAAGCTTATTTCTctcaattctattccattgatatATTTATCCACCTTATAGCAGGCTGCACTGTCTTGATTATTATAACTCTGTAGTAAATTTCAAAACTGGAAGGTATGAGCTCCCAGCTTGGTCCTTgcttttcaagattgttttggatattttattttctttgcgtTTCCATATGGATGTTAGGATTGGCCCATCAGTTTCTACCAAAAAGGAAGTTGGAGTTTTGATAGGGAGTGCATTGAATATATTGATCAATTTGAGGAGTACTGCCATCTTAATAAGAGTGTGGAACCCTTGGATACAGAGGGATGATTGTATATGAAATAAGCCTAAAAAGACAATGAGTGCACAGGCTTTGTCCTTGAAAAAGCTGCTAATCCTGTAGACccttttttctcatctgtagagcAGGAACAAGCAACTGTAATGGCTTCATAGGGCTGGTGTGAAATGTAAATGACATAGTAATTTTAAAAGTAGATAATTAATTAAACTAGTGTCTCCCCACCtacctcctttttctttcttgtcttaAAACTATAGCTCCTTTGTTAACTGCAAACTAAGCCTTTATTAGAACTTCTGTGCCAGGAACCAGTCTCTAGCCCCTGTCTCTGCTGAAGATCCTGCCTAGTGTCCAGAGAGCCTCAATGCTGCTGAGTCCCAGCCATCTATTGCCAGAGGCCAGATCTCCTAGTGCCGGATGGCTAACTGCACACACCTCCACTCACTGATTGAGACTTAAATACTCTTGCTGCGTGGCACCCACTTGCTGGAGCTTCTCCTGTTTCCTCTTGTACCCACTGTGGGCCCTCTGCCATGCTCCGGCCACCGCCTGCCGCCTGACTGCACACCTTCCCATCACCTGCCAGCTAGCTAGCTTCAGACAAGGTACCACCAGTTGTAATGGGCATGCGTGGCCCAGTCATTTCAGGAATGACAAAGTCCTGGCTGTGACATGTTTTGGAGGTTACTTACTTTTCAGACTTATGTGCCACTAGGAGCTGATGGCCTTTGCTCTTATTAAGAGGCTCAGAAGAGTTCCACTCCTTGTGTGATGGTGACACAAAACCTGGGAAGACCAGCTCTCTGTTCAACACTTGCTGAACAGAATGCTCAGATGGGGCATGCTCATGTCATACTTGCAGAGCAAACTTATCAGGAGCCCCTGCTCAGAGCTGTTAGCAAGTTTGCACATGGAAAGGAGATGCTGAATGATTACAAAAGCATAGGGGCTTCAAGCAGAAGAGACAGAatttagaatcaaaaaggaacgCTTTTCCCAAAGATCAATAGAAGTATAGGCTATTACCCATTATAAGTATAgccaaataaaaatacacttcTTAGATTTCAAAGGAAGAAGGACATCTGTAGCTTCTCCTTTTGAGCTCCTGTGGTATCTTGCACAGGCCTATCTTAAtgtcttgtcactctgccttgtatTCATCTTTTCTGATCTCTCTCCATTCGTGCTTGGGATTCCTCCAAAGTATGTTCAATTAATTATGGTCTATCAATATTGATCGACATATGCCCTGTGTGTCAAGCCTAATGGGAGGTCtgggggattaaaaaaaaaaaaaattagacatggGCCCTGTCTAGCGGGCAACCTCAAGGTGATGGGAGATGTTAATTAACTGCTTTTGGAACTGAGTGGATCCGATCCTTGGGATCTTATTTtggctccttctctctgtttctggaaAACATGATGATTTTGCTTTGGAAAAAAAGTGGTGGTGGAAAGGAGAGAGTCAGCAGTCTTAAGATGtgagggaggccggcgccgcggctcactaggctaatcctccgccttgcggcgccggcacaccaggttctagtcccggtcggggcaccgatcctgtcctggttgcccctcttccaggccagctctctgctgtggccagggagtgcagtggaggatggcccaagtccttgggccctgcaccccatgagagaccaggagaagcacctggctcctgccatcggatcagcgcggtgcggcggccattggagggtgaaccaacggcaaaaggaagacctttctctctgtctctctctcactatccactctgcctgtcaaaaataaaaaaattaaaaaaaaaaaaaaaaaaagatgtgagggAAATCAAGAATCAATCCAAGAAACAGAAGGGGCCAAAGTGAGGCAGGTTCGAAGGGAGTCACTGACTGTGAGATGGGGACCTGGGGTGAGGGTGGTGCAGGACAGCAAGGACACAGCCCAGAGGCTTCTCTAACCACCGCCCTTGCCCCGTGTCTTTCTTTTAAAGGAAAGGCTGTTTTTCTGGCAAGAGATAAGCATCACCTCTCAGACATCTGCCACCTGATCCGCCATGACGTGCCCTACCTGTTCCAGAAGTACGTGAAGGAGTCCCACGGAAAAGACATCCGGGTGGTGGTGGTCGGGGGCCAGGTGATAGGCTCCATGCTTCGCTGCTCCACGGATGGACGGATGCAGAGCAACTGCTCCCTGGGTAAGGTGGGCAAGCGCAGAGGGGGCCTGTTGGTCGTGGAAGGCACCAGGATTTTCCCCTAGGGTCTTTGACCTGCTCAGAAAATGTTTACCAATCCCTGCTATGTCATCAGACCCTCTGCTAAGTCCTGGGACCTCCCAGGTGAGAATGAGACATCCTCTCCTATGGCAGCCAGCAGTGCGAGAGGGAGACGTCTGAGTGTAAGTGCTGTGAGAGAGACCAGGCCAGGGCGCCAGGACTGTGAGGGTATACTCTATCCCACAGGTGTTGGGACTGGACAGTTTAAACAGGAGGGCAGCATGAGGACCAGCGTTTCAGAAAAACATCAGAAATGGTGAAGGACAGACTGAAGGGAGAAGACAAGAAGCTGGGAGATGAGTTTGGAAGCTGTTCCAACAGTTTAGGcaagaaataaaaagttaaatgaaagcAATGGCAGGAAgaacaatcatttttttttttttttgctttcacattttaattaaaaattttgtttgccttttgtttaaggaatttttaattttttttatttgaaagtcagtgagcaagagtgagagtCGGTAAGCAaactcccttccattggttcactccccaaatgcctgtaaatgttggggctgaaaccaggacttAAGACTCAATCCAGGGCTTCCATACGGGTATCAGCTCCCAACAGCTTTaatctacctgctgcctcccagggtgcatattagcaggaagttggaatttggagcaaagctgggacttgaatccaggcactctgatatagggtgCAAGTTTCTTAACCAACAAACTAAAAGCCTGcccccttcttttccttttttgtatcaTGCTATTAGAAAGCTGAGGCTTATGCTTAACCCCATCCTATTAACCTATTGATAAAGTTTGTTTTCTCTGTGGAAATGTTGTAAGAGGGATACAAATTCTTGTCCCCTTTCAAGGGAGCTATTGCCAATCTcagtgaaagaatttgtatcttggtaacatgaaaaaaaaaaaaatacctagagTTATTATTTCCTAAGTCTCCAGATGAGCATACCAGTGCAGTGACTAATAGAGGCCTAAACACTCATCAGTTCTTTCATTCATACTGGTTGAGCAGTTCCAGGAGGTCTTTAGTAAATGCTGGGAGTGTAGAGAAGACtcgcaggggccagcattgtggtgcagcaggttaagctgccatctgtgtacTGGCATCCTTTACCAGAGTGGCAGTTTCTATCCCAggtactttgcttccaattcagttccctgctaacacaccaaggaagacagtggaagatggcccaagacttagCCCctgccagattgagttctaggctcctggctttggcccggcctagaccttgggggagtgaagcagcagatggaaagtcttctctctctcttctctctccctctatgtgtgtcactctgcctttcgaataaatttaATGTGGTCATTTAAGATACTGTGATAAAGTGGTTGATAGAGTTGAATGTTAGATTCACGTGGACACAGTAGTAAGAGCCTTACcagttatttcattttcataatcGTGCATAGTGCTGCAATATTTAACCTTGTGTATTATCATTTGGTCTTTTTCAGTTACCTTTAAGAATCCATTCTTTAGCTAGCAATCATTTGGTTTGCTCCTTTTCTTGGTAAACTGTTTTAAATCTGTGTTGTAGCCTTTCCCTTATACGATGTCAGAGGTGAGGGATGGGCAGTGTTAAGATAAAGACCTAAGTGGACTTAATACAGGTCTTAAGTCTTTCCAGGGAAACTAAATGGAAATGATGAAATCTGAGGTCCTAACTTTTACTAAAAAGAGTAATCAGACTTTCTCAGTCCTTGATGCAGGATTTCACCTCATaatcctctccatctctccttaaaaatcagtaagaattttattttttctaaacataaaataatatattctcaATGAAGAAATTTGGGAAACATAGCAAAGGCAAACTAGAAATCCAGTCATTATCTTCACCATCTAGAGACAACCACTGTGGACATCTTGCTGTcattcttttttagagatttatttattggggttggtgttgtatgtacaggttaaaccactgcctgtaatgcaggCATGCCATATGAGCATCAGGTCAAGCCCCGGgtactccactttccatccagctcccagataatgtacttgggaaggcagcagaggatgctgcCATGTGGCATCCCtcgatggaatttcaggctcctggctttggtctagcccagctgtagccattacagccatttgagagtgaaccagtgaatggaggttctgtttttgtctctccatCTTGCTCTGtgactgtctttttctttttctttctttctttttcttttctttttttttttaagatttacttattggaaagtcagagctacacagagagaagagaggcagagagagagaagtcttccatccgatggttcactccccaattggctgcaacagctggagctgtaccagtccaaagccaggagcccagagcctcttctgggtctctcacgtgggtgcagggcccaaggacttgggccatcttctactgctttccgaggccatagcagagagctggatcagaagtggagcagccgggtctcgaactgacacccgtatgggatgctggtgcttctggccaggttgttaaccctctgtgccacagcaccagccccactgtgactgtctttcaaatttatttatttacttattttgaaagacataataacagagaaagaaagcgaggaagagacagaaatatcttccatttgtgattcagtccccaaatggctgcagtggtcaggactggtccaggccaaaagaaggagcctggaactccatccgggtctcctatgtgtgtggcagaggcccgtgcacttgggccatctgctgctgctttcccaggcatatcagcatggagttggataggatgtgaagcagccaggactcacacaggtgctctgatatcggatgctggcatcacaagttgcagcttaaccccctgcaccataaTATCAGCTCCTGTCATTTCTTTTGATCTGAAAAAATACCTTTTTGCATAGTTACAATCATTTTGTACAGTCTTTAATCCTTCTAAGTGTTTTCCCATGAGATTAACAAACTGCAAACATTAGTATTGTTtgtgaaatatactgttttctTCTATTGTGGGATATTTAGATTacaattttcatttcttcattcaacaaatatgttaTTGAATGCCCACCACTTCTCAGGCACCGTGATTTTCCTGTATTTTGAATAACACTGCCACCAGCATCTTTGGGCAGAAGGGTTTTTTCCCACTCATAGGACTATTTTCTTGGTGGCATGGATGTGTCAGCAGATATCAGCCTTTGGAAGACTAGCTGGGAGATGACCACATTGATTTCCCCAAGGGTACCCTGGCTTCCATCCAGCCCTCTTGGGAGAGCCCTGGCGGTGCCTGTCTTGCTGTCTCCCTCAGCtattctctgtctccttttaaaaaaaaaaaaaagatttatttatttatttgaaaggcagaattatttggggtggagggagacaaagagatcctccatctgctggttcacgcccccaaatggctgcaacagctagagctgggccagttcaaagccaggagctgggagctgcttctgggtctcccatgggggtgcaggggcccaagcacttgggccatctgctgctgctttcccaggtgcatcagcggggagctggattggaagtggggcagctggcactccagccaatgcccatatgggatgcttgcacagCAGTTAGTGGCATTACCCGCAGCACCAGAGCACAGGCCCCATGTCCTCTGCCTCCTTCGTGGAGGGCCATTTGACTCCCCAGTCAGTACCCATTGTCACCTTTGTGTCCCTGTGCTTTCCCCGCAGGTGGTGTGGGCGTCATGTGCCCGCTGACCGAGCAAGGCAAGCAGTTGGCTATTCAGGTGTCCAACATCCTGGGCATGGACTTCTGTGGCATCGATCTCCTCATCATGGATGATGGCTCCTTTGTGGTGTGCGAGGCCAACGCCAACGTCGGCTTCCTCGCCTTCGACCAGGCGTGCAACTTGGATGTGGGCGGGATCATTGCAGACTATACCATGTCCTTGCTGCCCAACCGGCAGACAGGGAAGATGGCCGTCCTCCCGGGGCTGTCGAGTCCCAGGGAGAAGAACGAGCCGGATGGCCATGCTTCAGCTCAGGGAGTTGCCGAGAGCGTCTACGCCATCACCAATGGGTCTACCTCCAGCGAGAGTGAGCCTGAACTGGGAGAGATCCGGGATTCCTCAGCGAGCACAATGGGGGCCCCGCCCCCTACGCTGCCGGAGCCTGGCTACAATATCAACAACAGGATCGCTTCGGAATTAACACTGAAGTGAATTCTTGCTTTTTGGCAGCATTTCAACCAAAATCCTACCGCTTCCCTCGTAGTTTTGAGTGAATAAAACCTGGACTAATGTGATTTCATTTGCACAGAAACTaggcatcccacctgggcactCAGCATTCTTTGTCGACGATGATCTAAGCGAATGGCCTGGCTTGTGGTATCtctaaagacacagaaaaacactCCCTGAGAACAACACCGCACCTGGTGGGCCGGAGACCCACGTCTGCTGCGAGCACTTGGATTCCTCCACTGACTTGAAGGCACTGCCGCCGGGCTGCCTGTTAGCGGCACAGCCTGTGAACCCGGAATGAGTCCTGGAAATatggagcagcctggagtcaGTGTCTCATGCAGTCAAGGTGGACCAGAGCCACAGTGACGTGTTCTTGGCTCAGCGTGGCAGTGATGCTCGGAGAATCCCCAGTTCAAATGCTGCTGGCATCTGCTGCTGTCAGTCACCACCTTGACCGTACTTCTTCACTCAGGATATGGTGTTCTAGGGACCCTGCCCATTAGCGTCTTCAATGAAGCCCTTTGTAGAGAGTGAGATGGAATGTTCTTTGACGTCACTGATTGGCAAGTGGCCTGCTTTGAGACTGGGGCTTTCTACAAATTGCTTTGCCACGCTGCACTGATAGACCCTGCTTCAGTTCATGCCGGCTCCAGCAGCTTCTTGCACCTTTGCTGCCTTTGGCCCAGCTGGAGTGCACTGCAGTGAGCCAGTGGCCGCACACTTTCTCTCCTAGGCGTGCACTAGAACCTAACACCACGGACTGTCTTTTCAATGGACTCTGTTCACTCGTCACCCAGAAGCTAGTGAGTTTTCACCATAGAGAACTACAGGAAGATACTCCCCTCCTCTGCCGAAGCTTGTGTCCTGCTTAGCTGTAGGAGGTTTCCTTGTGTGAGGTGGTAGTGCGGGTGTATTGCGTAGAGAGAGCCATTGGAAACACACTCCAACCCCCTCGACATGCTACGCTTATCCAGGCTCCAGAGACCTGTCCTCACCCACATTTCCAAACTGGGGAGACTCAGGTATCAGGAATTACTTGTTGCACATTTTGAGGGGCTACCATAGACATGACACCAAGTGCTTTTCATTTTAACTCTTTAGGCAGTAGACGAGACCCTTCCCTCAGGAGAAAGTATGGAGATGGACTGTCTTCCCCTGCTTACATACAGTGTGACTGACAATGAGCAAGGCTACCTTTTTAACCAAATACACTAGACCATATGCACTCAAGAGTTACCGTAATTGGAGTTATTTCCTTGGGAGACCATGCTCTTGAGCTATGATGGTAATGTGCCAAGAACACTTAGAATTCCTCTTTGAGGTTATCTTTTACCTTTGAAGCCATGAAAAGAAAACAGACCTCACAACTTTGTAGTCAGACATCACCGTTTCTCCCCATCACCATCTGTTGAGGTTGTGCCAAGCTCCATCACCCATTGTATTTATCAGACTAATTTTCTAATACTCTTTGGCTGTTAAATCCCTTTCAAAAAATAGATCTTCCCTTAGAAGTACAAAGATTTACTGACATGGAGGAAGCTTACAAGTTCACAGTTTCCAGAGAGGGTTCTAGAATGTTCTGAGCAAGGTCAACTTCACTGAAATAAGAATACATCTTCCTAAGGTGACTACGTTAATGGCAACCCGACCCATTTGGGTGCACAAAATCCCATAGCGTTCTGCTGTAGATGTAAAATACGCATCAAGTCAAACTATCACACTTAGGTAGGatttggcttttaaaatattgtagtTAAAACCAGATCTCACCAAGTAACAGTTGTACAATTGAAAAATGTTTGGTGCCGTGTGATGGAGATGTAATCCTACACAGTTGTAGTCTAAATGCAGACCAACATGAGGTGCATGCCCCTGACCTGTAACCCTACTGATGTGTCCAGCTGAAAAGTGAGACCACTTCACCTTTATATAGGTAAGACACATACCTTATCTTCACCACTCAGGGTGGCTTTTGAAGGATGGTTCTGGGTCAGTTCTTGCTGGACTTGGTCAGATGCTTTCTGTGTAAACATCGAAACCAAATCATGACCTGGAAGCTGCGCTCACTCATCTCCACAGTGCAGCCTCAGCCTGCTCTTCCCACTTTATCTAAAAGAGCGCCAGCAGGGCCCCCTCCTGAGTGGAGCAGCTAGAGCGTGCTTCCAGATTTCCCTGCCAGGGAGGCCCGTTTTCCAGCTGTGACGTCTGTTGTCATCGGCATCATTGCTCAGAAGTAGCCCGGTGcggaagcagagagagctggatcacagctGGGTGGTAGGCCCCCTCCAGGACTGCCCATGCCCCAGGTGGGTGTGGGCTCTATGAGCATCAGCCAGGTGGCCAGGCTGCCCTTGTCGCAGCTGCCACGGGCCTGCTGGAaagagcctggcctggctgcttcaGTAGCTGATTGACCTCGTACAGTCACGTGGAGGCTGTGCTTCCTTTTCTGTTCTTTAGCTAGGGTAATGCCTATTCTGGTTACCTGGGGGTGCCTTGAGGGTGAGTTAATAAGTGATACTGTGCATTGTGTGTAGCAGGTGGTAGAACAGTTTCTTATTCCCATTCCCTGGAGGGAGTTACGAAAGGGGCCATGAATTCTTGGGATTAGCGCCTGGGAGAGGAGTGGGGCTCTTAAAAGGGAATGCAGGTTGTCAGAGGTCTGCCTTCCAGCCAGGGCAACTGAAGACCCAAGAGGAGCACGGCTCCTAGTGTATTCACACAGCCTCTGAATTACTGTATGCAACCTGAACCCCTTGACTCTTATATACCAACGAACAGAGTCTTCCTTATGTAACATAGATTGCAGTGTCTGTATATGGTTTTCCCATTACCTGGTAGTAGCATCATGAAACTGGTCAAAACTTGAATGCCAATAGCTCAGTCCCTCAGAATATATATGATTCTGCACTTGTCTTCCTGCTATCTGATTGGGCATGGGGTTCCAAAATGTGGATTTGGGGCTCCGAGATCTGAGAGACAGGGTAAGTGGATTGCAAGCCATTGTTTTGTCACTACTGTAAAAACGCATTTCTGCCAGCTAAGGGGATTGCATGACAATGGGGACAAGGTCAAGGGAAAGGGATGGGGAAAGGCCTGAAGAGCTTTGGGGAAGAAACCAGAAGTTGGGATCATTTGGAATTCTAGcgaaaaagaggaaagaactgGCTCTTCCATGGGCTGCTTTCATGAAAGAACCATGACTATGCATCGTTAGAAGTGGGTGCCTCTTTTGTACAAAGATAAGGAGATGCATGGATCCCCATGCCCCCTGGAGAAGCAGCAAAGAcctgtcccctccctcctttAAGCCCTAGGAATGCTGGTCGTCTGAACACACTGGCTAGAAATCTGGGCAAGAGGCAAGCAGCTAGCTGGTTTGCAGCTGGCCCTTCCGCAAGGTCACGGCCCAGAACACTATGTGAGGGCAGAGCACCGAGCCGCAGTCCTCCCAGCGCCGTGCAGGAACTTGGGTCTGTCCGTCAACAGGTCCCCTCTGCTTACTGTTTTCTTCTCAGGAGAGGCTTCTCTGCCCTGATGCTGTGCCGATGTTTTGGGAAGGGCCCTGGCAACAGCCATGGGGGTCGGGTTTTTAGACCTGGgctgtttctgcctctgtctcagaCTCAAGATTGGTACAGATGGTTGCTTCAAGGCATTTCCACCTGAAGACCATTCTTCTCAGAGATGCGTTCTTTTAATCATTTCCTAAAACCGGGTGATCCCTGCCTTCCAAGTCTATGGTCAGACTCTGCAGCCCGCCCTCCTAAAACTCACACAGCCGAGTATGAGGACGTTCTTCCTCTGAGCCTGTCAGTTTCCTTCCACAGGTGCAATTCCTGGGCCAACCTGTGGCACCATCCTGAGCCCTGGGCTGCCATCCCAGCCCTAGTGGGGAACCTCACTCTGAGAGGTTGGAGAGACTCCTTGGCAACACTGGAAGTCACCTAGAGTGCCCAAGTGGAGGCCACAGGAATAGCAGCACTTTTGTGACCAGGCCCCCTCTTGTATAAAAGGAGTCTGAGTTGCAGAGGCCACAGTCACTTAGCAACAAGgctgaacccaggcaatctgagtCCCCGTCCAGTTCAGCACACTGCCAGAGGCGCCTCCGCCCCTGCACGGAGTCTCGCACTCGCTGCCAGCCTGGGCCTGCCCCTGGCCTTTCCCCTTCTGCTGCGCCGCCTCTGGATCAACACGGATTCAACATGCTGATGGCTGCTAGGTGAGAGCCCCAAATGCACGTGTGAGATTTCCATGGTACAAGCTGGCTTGTGACCTGTACCCTCTTTAGGCCAGCCAAGAGCAG containing:
- the RIMKLA gene encoding N-acetylaspartylglutamate synthase A, whose protein sequence is MCSQLWFLTDRRIREDYPQVQILRALRQRCSEQDVRFRAVLMDQIAVTVVGGHLGLQLNQKALTTFPDVVLVRVSTPSVQSDSDITVLRHLEKLGCRLVNRPQSILNCINKFWTFQELAGHGVPMPDTFSYGGHEDFSKMIDEAEPLGYPVVVKSTRGHRGKAVFLARDKHHLSDICHLIRHDVPYLFQKYVKESHGKDIRVVVVGGQVIGSMLRCSTDGRMQSNCSLGGVGVMCPLTEQGKQLAIQVSNILGMDFCGIDLLIMDDGSFVVCEANANVGFLAFDQACNLDVGGIIADYTMSLLPNRQTGKMAVLPGLSSPREKNEPDGHASAQGVAESVYAITNGSTSSESEPELGEIRDSSASTMGAPPPTLPEPGYNINNRIASELTLK